A DNA window from Myxococcota bacterium contains the following coding sequences:
- a CDS encoding class I SAM-dependent methyltransferase, whose translation MSVLNDPDLEKLLERLHAQSSAQNEAVTGYFVTRAREGSLDWKGFDEGTHRFMADKLIALERDKAELCYQLCRALRARRIVEVGTSFGVSTLYLAAAVRDNAREDGERPSEGRPERGQQAAAPRAVTRSGTKSIGTGVVIGTEYEPAKARAARANWQEAGLTEWIELREGDLRETLRGLAGPIDFVLMDIWVEMARPALERILPALRPGAIVVADNTNQFREPYADYFALVNDPKSGLRTVTLPYEGGLELTVKV comes from the coding sequence ATGAGCGTACTGAACGATCCCGATCTGGAGAAGCTGCTCGAGCGGCTGCACGCGCAGAGCTCGGCGCAGAATGAAGCCGTGACCGGCTATTTCGTGACTCGCGCGCGCGAGGGCTCGCTCGACTGGAAGGGCTTCGACGAGGGCACGCACCGCTTCATGGCGGACAAGCTGATCGCCCTCGAGCGCGACAAGGCGGAGCTCTGCTACCAGCTCTGCCGGGCCCTGCGCGCACGCCGCATCGTGGAAGTCGGCACCTCCTTCGGCGTCTCGACCCTGTATCTCGCTGCCGCGGTGCGCGACAACGCGCGCGAGGATGGCGAGCGGCCGAGCGAAGGCCGCCCTGAGCGAGGCCAGCAAGCGGCGGCGCCGCGCGCAGTGACGCGCAGCGGAACGAAGTCCATCGGGACGGGCGTCGTGATCGGCACCGAGTACGAGCCCGCCAAGGCCCGCGCCGCGCGCGCCAACTGGCAGGAGGCAGGACTCACGGAGTGGATCGAGCTCCGCGAAGGCGACCTGCGCGAGACACTGCGCGGCCTGGCCGGTCCGATCGATTTCGTGCTGATGGACATCTGGGTCGAGATGGCGCGGCCGGCGCTCGAGCGGATCCTGCCCGCGCTCCGTCCCGGCGCCATCGTCGTCGCCGACAACACGAACCAGTTCCGCGAGCCCTACGCCGACTACTTCGCGCTCGTGAACGACCCGAAGAGCGGCCTGCGCACGGTCACCCTTCCCTACGAAGGCGGGCTGGAGCTCACGGTCAAGGTGTGA
- a CDS encoding M28 family peptidase yields MSRLCGLPAALCLIACLSLPGCGKSRPLAPPAEFDSQRAFRDLKALVALGPRPAGSEAAAKARRYLEAELRRAGLTVETLPFQLSSGGEREGADLVAIVPGASKQMIVFVTHFDTKRSAIRVLVEANAAASGPALLLEIARNAAKHPSSATLAFAFVDGSQPLGDAITESDGLVGSRALVREWDRTSRLAQIRAVVLVESVADPDLQLANEAATGPDERLLFARVVNAVDLWSTYDLYTTIRVHSDQDPFLLGGVRRVYTVLDPAHGGRTPPGSLRASDLDDISHVSEMTLTRTGALTERLLAELQSSK; encoded by the coding sequence ATGAGTCGTCTCTGTGGGTTGCCTGCGGCACTGTGTCTCATTGCGTGTCTTTCTCTTCCCGGTTGTGGCAAATCGCGCCCGCTGGCGCCGCCTGCAGAGTTCGACAGCCAGCGCGCGTTTCGTGACCTGAAGGCGCTCGTCGCCTTGGGACCTCGGCCCGCGGGCTCCGAAGCCGCGGCCAAAGCACGCCGGTATCTAGAAGCGGAGCTGCGGCGCGCCGGGCTGACGGTGGAGACCCTTCCATTCCAGCTCTCCAGCGGCGGGGAGCGCGAGGGAGCGGATCTCGTCGCCATCGTACCCGGTGCGAGCAAACAGATGATCGTGTTCGTCACCCACTTCGACACGAAGCGGTCGGCCATTCGAGTACTGGTCGAGGCGAACGCTGCGGCATCCGGCCCCGCGCTGCTGCTCGAGATCGCGCGCAATGCGGCCAAGCACCCGAGCTCCGCGACCCTCGCATTCGCGTTCGTCGACGGGAGCCAGCCCCTCGGTGACGCGATCACGGAGAGCGATGGCCTGGTGGGAAGCCGTGCGCTCGTGCGCGAGTGGGATCGGACAAGCCGCCTGGCTCAGATTCGTGCAGTCGTGCTGGTGGAGAGCGTCGCCGATCCCGACCTACAGCTCGCGAACGAAGCCGCCACCGGGCCCGACGAGCGACTGCTTTTTGCGCGCGTCGTGAACGCGGTCGACTTGTGGTCGACCTACGACCTGTACACGACGATTCGCGTGCACTCCGATCAGGATCCCTTTCTACTAGGCGGAGTGAGGCGGGTGTACACGGTGCTCGATCCAGCGCACGGCGGACGCACGCCTCCCGGCTCGCTCCGCGCTTCAGATCTGGACGATATTTCGCACGTATCTGAAATGACGCTGACCCGAACGGGTGCGCTGACTGAGCGTTTGCTGGCGGAGCTCCAGTCATCGAAGTGA
- a CDS encoding FG-GAP-like repeat-containing protein: protein MRSRWAFVQVLLLAAFAREASSQLAGATQASFDVNDSGVATYSIPITVPPGTHGVQPRLALVYTSGTGNGPLGMGWSIGGLSVVHRCPQTLAQDGVIAGVANTLNDKLCLDGERLALRTGIYGRNGSMYRTEHDQNIRVSAWGIGTGNFATRFEVDTTSGQKMVYGETADAIIEAVGTTVPRLWALSRVTDLQGNTLRISYNENTTTGEYRPTAITYTENAAVVPALASFARIEFEYSAFARPDASVAYSVGSLISSTALMTRVVVCTITTAQPTCTAATTTHEYRFVYQTGSDDKVTRMTSLTECGKNGQCLPATSFTWLSDTPGWAASTIYKVPAFVSALERVKGEFVDVNADGYVDFAYSYNGPSAPITKNTYLNGSGGFSQTASPAWATPDVLFQGPSGISQSRRFAVFADINSDGFPDVVSAYRNDNSPAVTQKTWLNQKTGFATTNDPNWTLPDLLYDYEGTKARQLAMLVDLDGDGRPDYVQAYQGYNNGLHRETHMNTGAGFGGVAANFQLPDVIWAYEAVTGGEITKQKGVIIDLNGDGLPDFVQAYRTTNQTVLNTWLNDGNTFNPAPSQYALPGPMFDLQVASKGSRRTAEFADVNGDSLPDYVMSYVGAGGGLHIATYLNTGTGWSRNSAWDTPAAGVLFDYQGTNVRQLASLTDINGDGLVDILVSYSGTNNTHIDTYLNTPTGFSTTPASTAYQTPDKIWAYPSATDNRTQAVMIDIDGDGDLDFVRSYDGDSTNFVDTRLNTTTVGARIGQIVDGLGKTISITYTPGTRTAVYTKGTGSSWPYADLISSIPLVSRFQMSDGIGGMRGVTLTYSGLVMDFLRRTPLGFAQRTQLDELKSLKRTTGFLQAFPQQGLTSSSEVRYMPTNRVLETSTSTWITDPAITPGQTYYKNLLSSQTVSKFDLNGTSSTPDLTAVMTRTYDIYANVTSEDINSQDGYRRVTTMSYSIDPNDLTNWLLGLPIQQEVRGQSPSSTLPALGQGRIVTRSYFSGTGLPQSETVEPGGAASLNLLTTYAYDGYGNATSATASGASIATRTSSSLYDATGRFVINSTNAENHSLTRSFDPATGLVLTEQGPNFGVASRTFSYDALGRPTGSVTPGGATTSVSYAGSSSSCPTSTTKLALTTTSTSGPTEVKCADLLNRVVRSVRAGFAASTWIYADVVFDAMGRPVQASRPYFSTDTPRWGTATYDVLDRELTRRQPGLSVDFTTSYGPFTVTTTNEKSQVRVETRNSRGEPIDIKDANNNHTTYQYDGYGSITRTTDPAGNQTTMIYDKLGRRTQLNDLDLGTTTDTYDALGQMLSETDARPMTTTFSYDKIGRLKQRVAPDTTATFTFDTATNGIGQPATQSGGGASFQRTFQYDVFGRPSTVTVSIDGTAYTTTPTYDSAGRMATLTYPSGYQVSQIFNAQGYLSEIQRAGTSIWKVEVMIADGQIQRERLGANLVTERAYDPNNGRVQWITTTAGTSTSVQNATYAWDAIGNLQSRSDSVVGQTETFGYENLNRLTGVSLGSTATLTIAYDSIGNITSKSGVGSYTYPTSNTSRPHAVQTTSVGSKTYQYDAVGNLTNYAGQATLTYNSFNKPATISQSSPARSGTYTYAADQQLIKRVEAATDQGITSQSWIFVGDLYEVFTRNGVVEKRHYINAANRRVAIWTDRPASTSDLRYLQTDHLGSTNVVTSDSGTVLERQSYDAFGTRRNPTTWGPPGAGGVASTVTPAFTGHQQFDIFGFTYMKARMYDPTLGRFMNADSMIESVVSTQGMNRYSYVNNNPLSAVDPDGHRSKFLERLGRAYLTATLAPIFGDLAGPSGYFTADYVAKGGDIGQAAKMLALQSATWVITVAAAVVSWWAAGPMGPGGVAAFAIGLFASIASSAAVAAINGEDIGRAVLIGAAIAIAVPLLKMATNWIFSFESAGPTFSQLSPADQEAAHNAGLTFIDANGVEQLDLEKVALIGERPAAENAEAIWKPFPSSSLKAPFGADQFGPHKLLWIWDAPYKSVPYYIMRAFSGIHDFLNHFFFYDTNGFGNIAASPLARALGSLSPWLAKVSNIFVASFGEIISLTNLAPAVPFAMANAFNLMPVQIAAGLQTATATVAATNPFQRRQ from the coding sequence ATGCGGAGTCGGTGGGCGTTCGTACAGGTTCTTCTCCTGGCTGCGTTTGCGCGTGAAGCCTCATCACAGCTTGCTGGCGCGACCCAGGCCTCCTTCGACGTCAACGACTCGGGCGTCGCGACTTACTCGATCCCGATCACCGTTCCGCCCGGGACTCATGGCGTGCAGCCGCGCCTCGCTCTCGTCTACACGAGCGGCACCGGAAACGGGCCGTTGGGTATGGGTTGGTCCATCGGCGGCCTCTCCGTCGTCCACCGCTGCCCGCAGACGCTGGCGCAAGATGGAGTCATCGCAGGCGTCGCGAACACGCTGAACGACAAGCTGTGTCTGGACGGCGAGCGACTCGCGCTCCGCACCGGCATCTACGGCCGGAACGGCTCCATGTACCGGACGGAGCACGATCAGAACATCCGCGTGAGCGCCTGGGGGATCGGTACCGGGAACTTCGCCACCCGATTCGAGGTCGATACGACCAGTGGCCAGAAGATGGTCTACGGCGAGACCGCCGACGCGATCATCGAGGCCGTCGGCACCACCGTCCCGCGGCTCTGGGCGCTCTCGCGAGTCACGGACCTGCAGGGCAACACGCTGCGAATCTCGTACAACGAGAACACCACCACCGGCGAATACCGCCCGACGGCGATCACGTACACCGAGAACGCCGCCGTGGTGCCGGCACTGGCCTCGTTCGCGCGGATCGAGTTCGAGTACAGCGCCTTCGCGCGTCCGGATGCCAGCGTGGCTTATTCCGTGGGTTCGCTGATCTCCTCGACCGCGCTCATGACGCGAGTCGTCGTGTGCACGATCACGACCGCCCAGCCGACTTGTACGGCTGCGACCACGACCCACGAGTACCGCTTCGTGTACCAGACGGGCTCCGACGACAAAGTGACTCGCATGACGTCGCTCACGGAGTGCGGAAAGAACGGTCAGTGCCTTCCAGCGACGAGTTTCACTTGGCTCTCTGACACACCCGGGTGGGCCGCGAGCACCATCTACAAGGTGCCGGCGTTCGTTTCGGCGTTGGAACGCGTAAAGGGTGAGTTCGTCGACGTGAACGCGGATGGCTATGTGGACTTCGCGTACTCGTACAACGGACCGTCCGCGCCCATCACGAAGAACACCTATCTGAATGGCTCCGGTGGCTTCTCGCAGACGGCTTCGCCGGCATGGGCCACGCCCGACGTCCTCTTCCAGGGGCCCAGCGGGATCAGTCAGTCGCGCCGCTTCGCAGTGTTCGCCGACATCAACTCCGATGGGTTCCCGGACGTCGTGTCGGCATACAGGAACGACAACTCACCCGCCGTGACGCAGAAGACCTGGCTCAACCAGAAGACCGGCTTTGCGACGACCAACGATCCGAACTGGACGCTGCCGGACCTGCTCTACGACTACGAGGGCACCAAAGCTCGGCAGCTCGCCATGCTCGTCGACTTGGATGGCGATGGCCGCCCGGACTACGTCCAGGCCTACCAGGGCTACAACAACGGCCTGCACCGCGAGACTCACATGAACACCGGTGCCGGGTTCGGCGGCGTTGCCGCCAACTTCCAGCTTCCCGACGTGATCTGGGCTTACGAGGCCGTCACGGGCGGCGAGATCACAAAGCAGAAGGGAGTGATCATCGATCTGAACGGTGATGGTCTGCCGGATTTCGTTCAGGCCTACCGGACCACCAACCAGACGGTACTCAACACCTGGCTGAACGACGGAAACACGTTCAACCCGGCCCCGAGTCAGTATGCGCTGCCGGGACCGATGTTCGATCTTCAGGTGGCCAGCAAGGGGTCCCGGCGCACCGCAGAGTTCGCCGACGTGAACGGCGACTCACTGCCGGACTACGTCATGTCGTATGTGGGTGCGGGCGGCGGACTGCACATCGCGACGTATCTGAACACGGGCACTGGCTGGTCGCGAAACAGCGCGTGGGACACGCCCGCAGCCGGAGTCCTCTTCGACTATCAGGGAACCAACGTTCGCCAGCTGGCATCGCTCACGGACATCAACGGCGACGGGCTGGTCGACATCCTGGTCTCCTATTCAGGCACGAACAACACCCACATCGATACCTACCTGAACACGCCGACCGGATTCTCGACCACGCCTGCGTCCACGGCCTACCAGACGCCGGACAAGATCTGGGCTTACCCGAGCGCGACGGACAACCGCACGCAGGCCGTGATGATCGATATCGACGGGGACGGCGATCTCGACTTCGTGCGCAGCTATGACGGTGACAGCACCAATTTCGTCGACACGCGCCTCAATACGACCACGGTCGGCGCGCGCATCGGTCAGATCGTCGATGGTCTCGGCAAGACGATCTCGATCACTTACACGCCAGGTACCCGAACGGCCGTCTACACCAAGGGCACTGGATCGAGCTGGCCCTACGCCGACCTGATCAGCTCCATTCCGCTCGTGTCTCGCTTCCAGATGAGCGACGGCATCGGTGGCATGCGCGGCGTCACGTTGACTTACTCCGGGCTGGTTATGGACTTCTTGCGGCGGACGCCGCTCGGATTCGCGCAGCGGACCCAGCTCGACGAGCTGAAGAGCTTGAAGCGAACCACCGGCTTCCTGCAGGCGTTCCCGCAGCAGGGGCTCACGTCGAGCTCCGAGGTCCGGTACATGCCGACCAACCGGGTGCTCGAGACGAGCACCTCGACCTGGATCACCGACCCCGCCATCACACCGGGCCAGACCTACTACAAGAACCTGCTGTCGTCGCAGACGGTGTCCAAGTTCGACCTGAACGGCACCAGTTCCACGCCCGATCTCACCGCCGTGATGACTCGGACCTATGACATCTATGCGAACGTCACCTCGGAGGACATCAACTCCCAGGACGGATATCGGCGAGTCACGACGATGTCGTACTCGATCGATCCGAACGACCTGACCAACTGGCTGCTCGGGCTGCCGATCCAGCAGGAGGTTCGCGGCCAGTCTCCGAGCTCGACGCTTCCCGCCCTCGGGCAAGGGCGGATCGTGACGCGCTCCTACTTCTCGGGGACGGGACTCCCGCAGTCCGAAACCGTCGAGCCGGGTGGCGCCGCGTCTCTGAATCTACTCACGACATATGCCTACGATGGCTACGGGAACGCGACGTCAGCGACTGCGTCGGGCGCGAGTATTGCGACGCGGACATCGAGCTCCTTGTACGACGCCACCGGGCGCTTCGTCATCAACTCGACGAACGCAGAGAACCACAGCCTCACTCGGAGCTTCGACCCTGCAACAGGACTCGTTCTCACCGAACAGGGGCCGAACTTCGGTGTCGCTTCACGGACGTTCTCCTACGACGCGCTCGGCAGGCCCACCGGCTCGGTCACGCCGGGAGGGGCAACGACCAGCGTCTCATATGCCGGCTCGAGCTCGAGCTGCCCGACGAGCACGACCAAGCTCGCGCTGACCACGACCAGCACATCTGGCCCTACGGAGGTGAAGTGCGCCGACCTGCTGAATCGGGTAGTGCGCTCCGTGAGGGCCGGATTTGCAGCTTCCACCTGGATTTATGCCGACGTCGTCTTCGATGCCATGGGACGACCTGTCCAAGCCTCGCGTCCGTACTTCTCGACAGACACTCCACGCTGGGGCACGGCGACCTATGACGTCTTGGATCGGGAGCTGACGCGTCGCCAGCCCGGACTCAGTGTCGATTTCACGACGTCTTACGGGCCGTTCACAGTCACGACGACGAACGAGAAGAGCCAGGTGCGAGTCGAGACGCGGAACAGTCGGGGTGAGCCGATCGACATCAAGGACGCGAACAACAATCACACGACCTACCAATACGACGGCTACGGGAGCATCACCCGTACGACCGATCCGGCCGGCAATCAGACCACGATGATCTATGACAAGCTCGGTCGACGGACCCAACTGAACGACCTGGACCTCGGAACGACTACCGATACCTATGACGCGCTCGGACAGATGCTGTCGGAGACCGACGCGCGCCCGATGACCACCACGTTCAGCTACGACAAGATCGGAAGGCTCAAGCAGCGCGTGGCACCAGATACGACCGCCACGTTCACTTTCGATACGGCAACAAACGGCATCGGCCAGCCCGCGACGCAGAGCGGAGGAGGAGCCAGCTTCCAGCGCACCTTCCAGTACGACGTCTTCGGTCGTCCGAGCACGGTCACGGTATCGATCGACGGAACCGCCTACACCACGACACCGACGTACGACTCGGCAGGGAGAATGGCGACCCTCACCTATCCCAGCGGCTACCAGGTCAGTCAAATCTTCAACGCGCAAGGCTATCTCTCCGAGATCCAGCGAGCCGGGACCTCGATCTGGAAAGTGGAGGTCATGATCGCGGACGGCCAGATCCAGCGCGAAAGACTCGGCGCGAACCTGGTGACCGAGCGCGCCTACGATCCCAACAATGGCCGAGTCCAGTGGATCACGACGACCGCCGGTACGAGCACGAGCGTGCAGAACGCGACCTATGCGTGGGATGCGATCGGAAACCTCCAGTCGCGCTCGGACTCGGTCGTCGGACAGACGGAGACGTTCGGGTACGAGAATCTCAATCGCTTGACGGGTGTGAGTCTTGGCAGCACCGCCACGCTCACCATCGCCTACGACTCGATCGGCAACATCACCTCGAAGTCAGGAGTCGGGAGCTACACGTATCCGACCTCCAACACGTCGCGTCCGCACGCGGTGCAAACGACGTCAGTCGGCTCGAAGACCTATCAGTACGACGCCGTCGGCAATCTCACCAACTATGCGGGCCAAGCGACCCTCACATACAACTCCTTCAACAAGCCCGCGACGATCTCGCAGTCGTCTCCCGCACGCTCCGGGACGTACACTTACGCCGCGGATCAGCAGCTGATCAAGCGCGTCGAGGCGGCGACGGACCAGGGGATCACCTCGCAGTCGTGGATCTTCGTCGGAGATCTCTACGAGGTCTTCACGCGCAACGGTGTCGTCGAGAAGCGTCACTACATCAATGCAGCAAACCGCCGAGTAGCCATCTGGACCGACCGACCCGCCAGCACGTCCGATCTCCGCTATTTGCAGACCGATCACCTCGGATCGACCAACGTCGTGACGAGTGACAGCGGAACCGTGCTCGAGCGCCAGAGCTACGACGCATTCGGCACGCGCCGCAACCCAACGACCTGGGGTCCGCCCGGCGCTGGCGGCGTAGCGTCGACGGTGACTCCCGCGTTCACAGGTCACCAGCAGTTCGACATCTTCGGCTTCACGTACATGAAGGCCCGGATGTACGACCCGACGCTCGGGCGCTTCATGAATGCCGATTCGATGATCGAATCGGTCGTCTCGACTCAGGGGATGAACCGCTATTCGTATGTGAACAACAACCCGCTGTCGGCCGTGGACCCCGACGGGCATCGTTCCAAGTTCCTCGAGCGACTCGGCCGCGCGTACCTGACGGCAACGCTCGCGCCGATCTTCGGCGACCTCGCAGGGCCGAGCGGATACTTCACGGCAGACTACGTCGCGAAGGGCGGTGACATCGGCCAGGCCGCAAAGATGCTCGCTCTGCAGAGCGCGACCTGGGTGATCACGGTTGCCGCTGCAGTCGTCTCTTGGTGGGCGGCCGGGCCCATGGGACCCGGCGGTGTCGCCGCCTTTGCGATCGGCCTGTTCGCATCGATCGCCTCTTCGGCGGCGGTCGCGGCCATCAACGGAGAGGACATCGGTCGGGCGGTTCTCATAGGAGCGGCGATCGCGATCGCAGTCCCCCTGCTCAAGATGGCGACGAACTGGATATTCAGCTTCGAGTCGGCTGGTCCAACGTTCAGCCAGCTGTCACCGGCTGATCAGGAGGCGGCTCACAACGCGGGGCTGACGTTCATCGACGCCAACGGTGTCGAGCAACTCGACTTGGAGAAGGTGGCTCTGATCGGAGAGAGACCTGCCGCGGAAAACGCTGAAGCGATTTGGAAGCCGTTCCCATCCTCGTCACTGAAGGCACCGTTCGGAGCCGATCAATTCGGGCCCCACAAGCTCCTCTGGATCTGGGACGCGCCCTACAAGAGCGTTCCCTACTACATCATGAGGGCGTTCTCGGGCATCCACGACTTCCTGAATCACTTCTTCTTCTACGACACCAACGGATTCGGGAACATCGCCGCATCTCCACTCGCGCGAGCGCTCGGCTCACTGTCTCCGTGGTTGGCGAAGGTCTCGAATATCTTCGTGGCGAGCTTCGGGGAGATCATCAGCCTGACGAACCTGGCCCCGGCGGTGCCTTTCGCAATGGCCAATGCGTTCAATCTCATGCCGGTTCAGATTGCAGCGGGGCTCCAAACAGCGACGGCAACTGTCGCAGCCACCAACCCGTTCCAACGGAGGCAATGA
- a CDS encoding class I SAM-dependent methyltransferase → MPFWLRFRAPLARAIGLDLTHSQTRYGEELDRVLKPGTRWLDLGCGHQIIPDFLYPPEKQRRWVDSARRFVGADTDAGLLAHPLLRLRVKALGGTLPFRAGSFDVVTANMVAEHLPDPRAVLEDVRRVLAPGGRFTFQTPNYLYYLIWIASWTPERLKKWLILRLEHRPAEDVFPAYYRMNTARRVHELAREAGFRVERLEVVGAGGSFLFLGPIGLAELFVLRALQTRPLRGLQSNLIVTLVRDERATPGALPAPAPR, encoded by the coding sequence ATGCCCTTCTGGCTGCGCTTTCGCGCGCCGCTCGCGCGAGCGATCGGCCTGGACCTGACTCATTCGCAGACCCGCTACGGCGAGGAGCTCGACCGCGTGCTGAAGCCCGGCACGCGCTGGCTCGACCTGGGCTGCGGTCACCAGATCATCCCCGACTTCCTGTATCCGCCGGAGAAGCAGCGCCGGTGGGTCGACTCCGCGCGCCGCTTCGTGGGCGCCGACACCGACGCCGGCCTGCTCGCGCACCCGCTGCTGCGCCTGCGCGTAAAGGCGCTCGGCGGCACCCTGCCCTTTCGCGCCGGCTCGTTCGACGTCGTGACTGCCAACATGGTCGCCGAGCACCTGCCCGACCCGCGCGCGGTGCTCGAGGACGTGCGGCGCGTGCTCGCGCCCGGCGGCCGCTTCACGTTCCAGACCCCGAACTATCTCTACTATCTGATCTGGATCGCGAGCTGGACGCCCGAGCGGCTCAAGAAGTGGCTGATCCTGCGGCTCGAGCACCGGCCCGCCGAGGACGTGTTTCCCGCCTACTACCGCATGAACACCGCGCGCCGGGTGCACGAGCTCGCGCGCGAGGCCGGCTTCCGCGTCGAGAGACTCGAGGTCGTGGGCGCGGGCGGCTCGTTCCTGTTCCTCGGCCCGATCGGCCTGGCGGAGCTGTTCGTGCTGCGCGCGCTCCAGACCAGGCCGCTGCGCGGCTTGCAGTCGAACCTGATCGTCACGCTGGTCCGCGACGAGAGAGCGACGCCTGGAGCGCTGCCCGCACCTGCGCCACGGTGA
- a CDS encoding DUF167 domain-containing protein has product MKLTECDGRVLVEVHVVPRASRSAIAGLHGERLRVTLAAPPVGGAANAELVALLARQLGRPRRDVEIARGESSRQKTVALRGLTVAQVRAALQASLSRRGPA; this is encoded by the coding sequence TTGAAGCTCACCGAATGCGACGGCCGCGTGCTCGTCGAGGTCCACGTCGTGCCGCGCGCGTCGCGGAGCGCGATCGCGGGGCTGCACGGCGAGCGCCTGCGGGTGACTCTCGCCGCGCCGCCGGTCGGCGGTGCGGCGAACGCCGAGCTCGTGGCGCTGCTCGCGCGCCAGCTCGGACGGCCGCGGCGCGACGTGGAGATCGCGCGCGGTGAGTCGAGCCGCCAGAAGACGGTCGCGCTGCGCGGGCTCACCGTGGCGCAGGTGCGGGCAGCGCTCCAGGCGTCGCTCTCTCGTCGCGGACCAGCGTGA